Proteins encoded together in one Cyanobium sp. WAJ14-Wanaka window:
- a CDS encoding sulfotransferase domain-containing protein — protein sequence MAEQDQGYWYLASYPKSGNTWCRVFITELLRLAGEVAPAELDLNKDIETGAIASSRLWLDDQLGINSCDLSFAELDAVRGQAGASSWLFAEGERFHKVHDAFKSPDSRGRPVVSTQGCRGVVYIMRHPEDVAVSLSHFFSWPLERCVSFLLDPSAALVPSDRIGGNQVRQHMGRWDNHVLSWADQQQLPVLVLRYEDMLANGPASFEGLAQFLQLPADQNLVNQALANTSIDRLQKLEEQLGGFMEKPKGCKRFFRSGRTGEGAELLSIAQRSLLNSELREVMQRFDYGEADGL from the coding sequence ATGGCTGAGCAGGATCAGGGCTATTGGTATCTTGCGTCCTATCCCAAATCAGGCAATACCTGGTGCAGGGTTTTTATTACTGAACTGTTGCGGCTTGCAGGGGAAGTGGCCCCCGCCGAGCTTGATCTCAATAAAGATATTGAAACAGGAGCCATAGCATCGTCCCGCCTGTGGCTTGATGATCAGTTGGGTATTAATAGCTGTGATCTGAGTTTTGCCGAACTGGATGCCGTGCGTGGCCAAGCTGGTGCCAGTTCCTGGTTATTTGCAGAGGGCGAGCGGTTTCACAAGGTTCATGACGCCTTTAAATCTCCAGATTCGCGTGGGCGACCTGTAGTTAGCACCCAAGGTTGCAGGGGTGTTGTGTATATCATGCGTCATCCAGAGGATGTGGCTGTATCACTGAGTCATTTCTTTTCTTGGCCATTGGAGCGCTGCGTTTCTTTTCTGTTGGACCCATCTGCAGCACTTGTTCCATCTGATCGAATCGGTGGCAATCAGGTGCGTCAGCATATGGGCCGCTGGGATAATCATGTGCTTTCCTGGGCTGATCAGCAACAATTACCAGTGCTAGTTCTCCGCTATGAAGATATGCTCGCCAATGGACCAGCAAGCTTTGAAGGATTAGCACAGTTTTTGCAGTTGCCTGCAGATCAAAATTTAGTAAATCAGGCTCTGGCCAACACTTCCATAGATCGTCTGCAGAAGTTGGAGGAACAACTTGGTGGATTTATGGAGAAGCCAAAGGGTTGTAAGCGATTTTTTCGCTCTGGCCGAACCGGTGAGGGGGCTGAGTTGTTGAGTATTGCCCAGCGCAGCTTGCTGAATTCTGAGCTCAGGGAAGTGATGCAGCGCTTTGATTATGGAGAAGCAGATGGCCTCTAG
- a CDS encoding sulfite exporter TauE/SafE family protein — MTNWILLLVAGVLCGFLNAVASSGAAITLPLLLALGLPPAVANGTNRLPVLVGFGSAIWRFHKSKAIPWRLCMRLLPCFALSALVGARLATILPMGEIRVLVHVAIALALVLLLLRPHSWMRDGDPGNTSKNPSPWLLLLSAGVGLWTGLIVLDAATYLLMSLVLVGGLTLKQANPVKAVLIFAATVVSLAVFISSGAVNWAAGLPLMVGSSLGGWLGASLALSANARVWIYRLLLGTLVLELVAMLLGWPPAAMRMPMPMASIS, encoded by the coding sequence TTGACGAACTGGATCCTGCTGCTGGTTGCCGGTGTGCTGTGCGGCTTCCTCAATGCGGTCGCCTCCAGCGGGGCAGCCATCACCCTGCCATTGCTATTGGCCCTGGGGCTGCCGCCGGCGGTGGCAAATGGCACCAACCGACTGCCGGTGCTCGTGGGCTTTGGATCTGCAATCTGGCGTTTTCACAAAAGCAAGGCGATTCCCTGGCGGCTATGCATGCGGCTGTTGCCGTGCTTTGCGCTAAGTGCGCTGGTAGGGGCCAGGCTGGCCACGATCCTGCCGATGGGCGAAATCAGGGTGCTGGTGCACGTCGCCATCGCCCTGGCACTGGTGCTATTGCTGCTTAGGCCCCATAGCTGGATGCGGGATGGGGATCCCGGCAACACCAGCAAAAACCCAAGCCCTTGGCTTCTGTTGCTGTCTGCCGGGGTGGGCCTTTGGACCGGCCTGATCGTGCTCGATGCGGCGACCTATCTATTGATGAGCCTTGTGCTGGTGGGAGGCCTGACCCTGAAGCAGGCCAACCCTGTCAAAGCGGTGCTGATCTTTGCCGCCACTGTGGTTTCGTTGGCAGTGTTCATCAGCAGCGGCGCGGTGAACTGGGCGGCAGGGCTGCCACTGATGGTTGGCAGTTCACTGGGAGGGTGGCTTGGCGCCTCCCTGGCCCTGAGCGCCAATGCCCGGGTGTGGATCTACCGGCTATTGCTTGGCACCCTGGTGCTGGAGCTCGTCGCCATGCTGTTGGGATGGCCGCCTGCGGCCATGCGCATGCCGATGCCGATGGCAAGCATCAGTTGA
- a CDS encoding LrgB family protein: protein MTVTLLDMAITVAAYAISRLINRRFPFPFTVPVLLSTLLVMGAITLTGGGLAGYRGASDAITWWLGPAIVSLAVPLYCHRQVLIDHGPRVLAAVGGGTAVAMVTALVLSRLLGLDMALQGALVLKTATAPIGIALASRVGADAPIVAGMVVASALTGTIIGPALLTRLGVTNPLGRGMALGTISSGQGVAAAFREGDLTGATATVAMALAALAVALLAMPLATWLAT from the coding sequence ATGACAGTCACCCTTTTAGATATGGCAATCACGGTGGCTGCCTATGCCATCAGCCGCCTAATCAACCGTCGCTTTCCATTTCCCTTCACGGTTCCGGTGCTGTTGAGCACCCTGCTGGTGATGGGGGCGATCACCCTCACCGGCGGCGGCCTGGCTGGCTACCGAGGTGCTAGCGATGCCATTACCTGGTGGCTGGGGCCGGCCATTGTTTCCTTGGCTGTGCCCTTGTATTGCCATCGCCAGGTGCTGATCGACCATGGCCCCCGCGTTTTGGCCGCAGTTGGGGGTGGTACTGCAGTGGCGATGGTCACGGCCTTGGTGCTCTCCCGTCTGTTGGGCCTGGATATGGCTCTCCAGGGAGCGCTGGTTCTAAAAACTGCCACTGCCCCGATCGGCATTGCCCTGGCCAGTCGGGTCGGCGCCGATGCTCCAATAGTGGCTGGCATGGTGGTGGCCTCAGCCCTGACGGGAACGATCATTGGCCCCGCCCTACTGACACGCCTAGGCGTAACCAACCCCCTCGGCCGTGGGATGGCCTTGGGCACAATTTCCAGCGGCCAAGGAGTTGCTGCTGCATTCCGAGAAGGCGACCTTACGGGTGCTACTGCCACCGTTGCGATGGCCCTGGCCGCCCTGGCGGTAGCCCTGCTGGCCATGCCCCTGGCGACCTGGCTGGCGACCTGA
- a CDS encoding CidA/LrgA family protein, whose product MRRTGFRKAAGAGALSVLKDRGSIPRWLRNVLVVLLQLAGLVAINQIAIVLTQYLALPLPSNLVGMLLLALFLLTGLVRESWLARAAGLLQRHLAFFFVPIAVGLMAYGSLLRQHGVVLLLVILVSTAAGIATSGWIASSPRGPAQPTVAP is encoded by the coding sequence ATGCGAAGAACAGGGTTTAGGAAAGCCGCCGGTGCTGGTGCTCTGAGCGTTTTAAAAGACCGCGGCAGCATCCCGCGTTGGCTCAGGAATGTTCTTGTGGTTTTGCTGCAACTGGCTGGGCTTGTTGCCATCAATCAAATAGCAATTGTCCTTACCCAGTATCTGGCCCTGCCCCTTCCTTCCAATTTAGTTGGGATGCTGCTGCTGGCCCTATTTCTACTAACGGGTCTGGTTAGGGAGTCGTGGCTGGCGCGGGCGGCAGGCCTATTACAGCGCCATCTCGCATTCTTTTTCGTACCTATCGCGGTCGGGCTGATGGCCTACGGCAGCCTTCTCCGTCAGCACGGTGTTGTCCTGTTGTTAGTGATTCTGGTGAGTACGGCTGCGGGGATTGCCACGTCTGGTTGGATCGCTTCCAGCCCCCGTGGGCCGGCCCAACCGACGGTGGCGCCATGA
- a CDS encoding 2,4'-dihydroxyacetophenone dioxygenase family protein, translating into MLTGTEGDHPIHREWMQQAPTAVHVGANETPFVDIGAGNLLRVLQVFPSENVWITENIFQKGFESPMHMHTGSVWGHTFSGSWKYLESDFVNRAGSFLFEPASSVHTLHILEDNTHVRWHIHGANLNVDAEGSIASIVFGKSRLDTYLKLCEEQGLGKPPVLVL; encoded by the coding sequence ATGCTGACCGGCACTGAAGGTGATCACCCCATCCATCGGGAATGGATGCAGCAGGCGCCTACTGCCGTGCATGTTGGAGCTAATGAAACTCCTTTTGTTGATATCGGTGCTGGCAATTTATTGCGGGTGTTGCAGGTATTTCCCTCTGAGAATGTTTGGATCACGGAGAATATTTTTCAGAAAGGCTTTGAAAGCCCGATGCATATGCACACCGGCAGCGTATGGGGGCACACCTTTTCTGGCTCCTGGAAGTATCTCGAGTCTGATTTCGTAAACCGTGCCGGTTCATTCCTCTTTGAGCCTGCCTCCTCTGTGCATACCCTCCACATCCTGGAGGACAACACCCACGTTCGCTGGCACATTCATGGAGCGAACCTAAACGTAGATGCTGAGGGCTCTATTGCCAGTATCGTCTTTGGTAAATCTCGCCTCGATACCTACTTAAAGCTATGCGAAGAACAGGGTTTAGGAAAGCCGCCGGTGCTGGTGCTCTGA
- a CDS encoding ecdysteroid 22-kinase family protein, which translates to MTKPAWLSQVLGQTVLGVRSEPLGEGLGLVSRTLRLELDVQPGANLPASLILKTESDDPAMRQLAKDLGAFEKETSFYGNLAAGLEATVPRLQASSHGGHEGMSWLLLEDLSALRAGNQVRGMRTDETAAALAAMAALHGRFWQNDCLLENTWLPAHQFWYQGSTGELTELVGPFLHDYELRVEPEAIELIRAVAESSEAIDQALAKRPWTLVHGDLRADNLLFDDNPQAKPETLIGTGPRVKIVDWGSPCRSLAAIDVACLIGGSTPMPQRRGRLKELLAGWHQTLLEQGVGDYSFEEAWRDLQLGCLRCLSGVLRLHHWQLDSSISPRRILLNDEAIERFCALALEVHASEALTKL; encoded by the coding sequence ATGACAAAACCCGCCTGGCTCAGCCAGGTGTTGGGGCAAACGGTGCTTGGGGTGCGATCAGAGCCCCTGGGTGAGGGCCTTGGGCTCGTTTCACGCACCCTACGGCTGGAATTGGACGTCCAGCCGGGCGCCAACCTGCCGGCATCATTGATCCTAAAAACTGAAAGCGACGATCCGGCAATGCGCCAGCTGGCGAAGGATCTGGGCGCCTTTGAAAAGGAAACGAGTTTCTACGGAAATCTGGCCGCCGGGCTGGAGGCCACGGTGCCCCGCCTGCAGGCATCTAGCCACGGGGGCCATGAAGGCATGAGCTGGCTCCTGCTGGAAGACCTCTCCGCCCTGAGGGCTGGCAACCAGGTGCGCGGCATGCGGACCGATGAAACCGCCGCCGCCCTTGCGGCGATGGCCGCCCTGCATGGCCGCTTCTGGCAAAACGACTGCCTGCTGGAAAACACCTGGCTACCGGCCCACCAATTCTGGTACCAGGGATCCACCGGGGAGCTGACGGAATTAGTTGGGCCGTTCCTACACGACTACGAGCTGAGGGTTGAGCCGGAGGCCATCGAGCTGATTCGGGCGGTCGCCGAAAGCAGCGAGGCAATTGATCAAGCCCTGGCTAAACGGCCCTGGACCCTGGTGCACGGCGACCTGCGGGCCGACAACCTGCTATTCGACGACAACCCCCAGGCCAAGCCTGAAACACTTATCGGAACAGGGCCACGGGTAAAAATCGTGGACTGGGGTTCACCCTGTCGCAGCCTGGCGGCAATAGACGTGGCCTGCCTGATCGGCGGCAGCACACCAATGCCCCAACGCAGGGGGCGACTGAAGGAGCTGTTGGCAGGCTGGCACCAAACCCTGTTGGAGCAGGGGGTGGGCGACTACAGCTTCGAGGAGGCCTGGCGGGACCTCCAGCTGGGCTGCCTGCGCTGTCTGAGCGGGGTCCTGCGACTCCACCATTGGCAGCTCGACTCCAGCATCAGCCCGCGCCGCATCCTGCTAAACGACGAAGCAATCGAGCGTTTCTGCGCGCTGGCCCTAGAGGTGCACGCCAGCGAAGCTCTCACCAAGCTGTGA
- a CDS encoding Gfo/Idh/MocA family protein, which yields MPLRVGLAGLGRFGQLHANVLASLADVQLAAVADPDPVCLALVADRYQVPACHTDAMALIEDDTLDAVILATPDGQHGEQARFALVRRRHLFVEKPLAPSWLEAKELQELAVRSGLVLQTGLLLRYEPSHRLLQRRVSAGEFGDLVSIRAKRNCSRSSFAAIADRIHTAHRTLIHDIDLVLWLSQSRITSVMALDYRDGNHLAPQGCFVLLRLADGSVAQLESSWYLPDPVDGTTSHRNTPHGNTSHGGIDAELALWPVIGGRVGGALRDQLADFCACVRNGRPSPVADLDTAVEALRIAEAVIEAGRSGGVVVLGPQGG from the coding sequence ATGCCCCTTCGCGTAGGCCTTGCTGGTTTGGGTCGTTTCGGCCAGCTGCACGCCAATGTTCTTGCCTCCTTGGCTGATGTGCAGTTAGCGGCTGTGGCGGACCCAGATCCTGTCTGCCTGGCTTTGGTGGCGGATCGTTACCAGGTGCCGGCTTGCCATACCGATGCCATGGCGTTGATCGAAGACGACACTCTGGATGCCGTGATCTTGGCAACGCCGGATGGACAGCACGGTGAACAGGCCCGATTCGCATTGGTTCGGCGTCGCCATCTATTTGTCGAAAAACCGCTTGCACCCAGCTGGCTGGAGGCAAAGGAATTACAGGAGTTGGCGGTTCGATCGGGCCTTGTTCTGCAGACCGGGCTTTTGCTGCGTTATGAGCCCTCCCATCGGCTGCTGCAGCGGCGGGTGAGCGCCGGTGAGTTTGGCGATTTGGTGTCGATCCGTGCCAAACGCAATTGCAGCCGCAGCTCCTTTGCAGCCATTGCCGATCGCATTCACACGGCGCACCGCACCCTGATCCACGACATCGATTTGGTGCTCTGGTTGAGCCAGAGCCGGATCACTTCGGTTATGGCCCTCGACTACCGAGATGGGAATCATCTGGCGCCCCAGGGTTGTTTTGTGCTGCTGCGACTTGCCGATGGCAGCGTGGCCCAGTTGGAGAGCAGCTGGTATCTACCGGACCCGGTTGATGGCACCACCTCTCATCGCAACACACCCCATGGCAACACTTCCCATGGTGGTATCGATGCCGAGCTGGCCCTTTGGCCCGTCATTGGGGGCCGGGTTGGGGGGGCTCTGCGCGACCAATTGGCCGATTTTTGTGCCTGCGTGCGCAATGGTCGACCTTCCCCCGTTGCCGACCTGGACACGGCGGTGGAGGCTCTGCGCATCGCCGAGGCTGTTATCGAGGCTGGCCGCAGCGGCGGCGTGGTGGTTCTTGGCCCGCAGGGAGGCTGA
- a CDS encoding type III polyketide synthase, with protein sequence MVTGATLKQLEVECILSAPQVYIQGIASGAPAARLSQKDAAAFMGHLDGMEATHNRIETIFEHTRINERHLAYSLLEPGAASFLREHGTLETRMAMYESHALPLAERVARAALEDATCSASDIQLVVFVSSTGFVAPGVDAFLIRKLGLNLDTARHPVLFMGCAAALVGLRIASDHVRAHPGNGALVVCLELSSLNASLEDDLNDVIIHSIFGDGCAAVVLRSTKDQENIPKGRAILHQQRSVLAPDTEEGIVLGIRDNGITCTLSRHLPEMIGNSLPSVTDGHLAAAGLTREDIDIWAVHPGGTKILEAVQNSLSLKDNQLSHSWDVLKEYGNMLSCAVLFVLERHIYACRHGGNPKEAVEMTEHTAKIQNSNGKQGLAFSFSPGIGTEMLHFEIGA encoded by the coding sequence ATGGTGACTGGTGCCACTCTAAAGCAGCTAGAAGTTGAATGCATCTTGTCTGCACCACAGGTCTACATACAGGGGATTGCCAGTGGGGCCCCTGCAGCGCGCCTTAGCCAAAAAGATGCGGCTGCCTTCATGGGCCATCTCGACGGAATGGAGGCCACCCACAACCGGATCGAAACCATATTTGAACATACCCGCATCAACGAACGGCATTTGGCCTACTCCCTACTCGAACCGGGGGCAGCAAGTTTCCTCAGGGAACATGGAACGCTGGAAACACGGATGGCAATGTATGAAAGCCATGCCCTGCCCCTAGCCGAACGGGTCGCAAGGGCGGCGCTTGAAGATGCGACCTGCTCAGCCAGTGACATTCAGCTGGTCGTGTTTGTATCGAGTACAGGCTTTGTGGCGCCCGGGGTAGATGCCTTCCTAATTAGGAAACTAGGACTAAATCTAGACACGGCTCGCCACCCAGTGCTGTTCATGGGGTGTGCCGCCGCCCTGGTGGGACTGCGCATTGCCAGTGATCACGTGAGAGCCCATCCAGGCAATGGGGCTCTAGTGGTATGCCTAGAACTGAGCTCACTGAATGCCTCCCTGGAGGATGATCTAAATGATGTGATTATCCACAGCATCTTTGGAGATGGCTGTGCAGCAGTAGTACTACGTTCAACAAAGGATCAGGAAAACATTCCCAAGGGACGGGCGATTCTGCATCAGCAGCGAAGCGTGCTAGCTCCTGATACGGAAGAAGGGATAGTGCTCGGGATACGCGATAACGGGATTACTTGTACACTCTCACGCCATCTGCCGGAGATGATCGGCAATTCACTTCCAAGCGTCACGGATGGGCACCTAGCAGCAGCAGGTCTAACAAGGGAAGACATTGACATCTGGGCAGTGCATCCAGGCGGCACAAAAATCCTAGAGGCAGTTCAAAACAGCCTATCCCTAAAAGACAATCAATTGAGCCACTCCTGGGACGTGCTAAAAGAGTACGGCAACATGCTGAGCTGCGCAGTCCTGTTTGTACTTGAGCGCCATATCTACGCCTGTCGGCACGGAGGCAATCCAAAGGAAGCAGTGGAGATGACGGAGCACACTGCTAAAATACAAAATAGCAATGGCAAGCAAGGATTGGCATTTTCATTTTCACCGGGAATTGGCACGGAAATGCTTCATTTTGAAATAGGCGCCTAA
- a CDS encoding cupin domain-containing protein: MTRIIKLFNQVQGCQDWEPDPSQSFPMEIVAFLNKNTENQCTMARLNPGKALPLHYHRQGGDIFLVLQGQGRLTTGRIGNESEGEQDKAESLEEQDLETGDLYSIEPYEIHGIENTGPTDLVWLNIAPASHGGDDCIELGSN; this comes from the coding sequence ATGACACGCATAATCAAACTTTTTAATCAAGTCCAGGGCTGCCAGGACTGGGAACCAGATCCAAGCCAATCATTCCCAATGGAAATAGTAGCCTTCCTAAACAAAAACACAGAAAACCAATGCACCATGGCCAGGCTGAATCCAGGGAAGGCATTGCCTCTTCACTATCACAGGCAAGGTGGGGATATCTTTCTTGTCCTGCAGGGTCAAGGTAGGCTAACGACAGGGCGCATAGGCAATGAATCAGAAGGGGAGCAGGACAAAGCAGAAAGCCTGGAAGAGCAGGATCTCGAAACCGGAGATCTTTATTCGATCGAACCATATGAAATCCATGGCATTGAAAACACTGGCCCAACAGATCTGGTATGGCTAAATATTGCACCAGCAAGCCATGGAGGGGATGATTGCATTGAACTAGGCTCAAACTAG
- a CDS encoding outer membrane beta-barrel protein has translation MIRNYSFLLAASVLAAPFLLGPVHAEAVDPALKPGVYGSLGIGVGFGSSIGINDPSTSAFSNESFKTSTTVGPNVAIGYVFPGAWRVEAEYLGLFASATDSFTYNGQPGSISGNRISTNAVQFNVIKDIPTGSKFVPYIGGGIGFASTHYGVADGSTTGTTFAGQGKVGVSYVLSKNTSIYLGYRIIGIGGGTDLSFYDDSPTTKSRIQQGLDAGFRFRL, from the coding sequence ATGATTCGCAACTATTCTTTTTTGCTTGCAGCTAGTGTTCTAGCTGCCCCCTTCCTGTTGGGCCCGGTCCATGCGGAGGCAGTTGATCCCGCATTAAAGCCAGGTGTTTATGGATCCTTGGGAATTGGTGTTGGCTTTGGCAGTTCGATCGGTATCAATGACCCTTCCACATCTGCATTTTCCAACGAGTCGTTTAAAACCAGCACGACCGTTGGCCCAAACGTGGCCATTGGCTACGTATTCCCCGGCGCTTGGCGAGTTGAGGCTGAATATTTAGGTCTATTTGCAAGTGCCACAGATTCATTTACGTATAACGGACAGCCGGGGAGCATAAGTGGAAATCGAATATCAACCAATGCTGTGCAGTTTAATGTAATCAAGGATATTCCCACCGGCTCTAAATTTGTTCCCTACATCGGTGGCGGCATTGGCTTTGCCTCCACCCATTATGGTGTGGCTGATGGTTCCACAACTGGCACTACTTTTGCTGGTCAAGGGAAGGTTGGTGTTTCCTATGTCTTGTCAAAAAATACCAGTATTTACCTAGGCTATCGCATAATAGGAATTGGTGGGGGTACGGATCTTAGTTTTTATGATGATAGCCCCACTACCAAATCACGAATTCAACAAGGGCTTGACGCTGGTTTCCGTTTTCGTCTTTAG
- a CDS encoding NADPH-dependent FMN reductase: MEDPFDLLVLAASCGENLKLANRFSEAAAALGKRTMVIDLTLSSLPLFTPRNQQQLVLPDVIELQRQLESASHWIICAPEYNGSIPPSLTSAIAWLSTQGNDFRALFNRHPVAIASHSGGGGYECLSALRIQLAHLGANVLGRQLVCTNDRPAKQQSIDDVIGALFQLRA, encoded by the coding sequence ATGGAAGATCCTTTTGATCTACTTGTATTAGCAGCAAGCTGCGGAGAAAATTTAAAATTAGCCAATCGCTTCTCCGAGGCTGCTGCCGCCTTGGGAAAGCGCACAATGGTGATCGATTTAACACTCAGTTCGCTCCCCCTATTCACGCCCCGCAACCAGCAACAGTTGGTACTGCCTGATGTGATCGAATTGCAGCGACAACTGGAATCGGCATCCCACTGGATAATTTGTGCTCCGGAATACAACGGCTCCATACCACCTTCCCTAACCAGTGCCATCGCCTGGCTATCTACCCAGGGCAACGATTTCCGGGCCCTTTTCAATAGACATCCAGTGGCTATCGCCAGCCATTCTGGCGGTGGCGGCTATGAATGCCTCTCGGCACTGCGCATTCAATTAGCCCATCTAGGTGCCAATGTGTTGGGCAGGCAACTGGTCTGCACCAACGACAGACCAGCCAAACAACAAAGCATCGATGACGTAATAGGTGCCCTATTTCAACTAAGGGCCTAG
- a CDS encoding DUF1499 domain-containing protein, whose amino-acid sequence MASFLQQGFLLITLALFNLVGPVPPELGLHNGSLSPCPTPAHCAQASWAVADPGAALSSLVPTIEAMPRSLVVNQGDGYLHATATSALFGFVDDLELFADTDNGQLQARSVSRLGDSDLGVNSKRLEKIESALKDWQASQSPS is encoded by the coding sequence ATGGCTTCCTTCCTGCAGCAAGGTTTTTTGCTGATCACCCTGGCCCTGTTCAATTTGGTGGGGCCAGTGCCCCCTGAATTAGGGCTTCACAACGGCTCCCTTTCGCCTTGCCCAACCCCAGCCCACTGCGCCCAGGCCAGCTGGGCAGTGGCAGATCCAGGCGCAGCGCTCTCTAGCCTTGTGCCCACAATCGAGGCCATGCCGCGCAGCTTGGTGGTCAACCAGGGAGATGGCTACCTCCATGCCACGGCCACCAGTGCCTTGTTTGGTTTCGTCGATGACCTCGAACTCTTTGCCGACACAGACAACGGCCAGTTGCAGGCCCGCTCCGTATCAAGGCTTGGCGATTCAGATCTCGGCGTCAACAGCAAGCGCCTGGAAAAAATTGAATCAGCGCTAAAGGATTGGCAAGCAAGCCAAAGCCCTAGCTGA
- a CDS encoding chlorophyll a/b-binding protein, giving the protein MADQQFQYEPVERFGEGLTTPRPWNKSALADVELLNGRVAMLGFVAALIGELITGEGPVGQVMGLLRWYLS; this is encoded by the coding sequence ATGGCGGACCAGCAGTTTCAGTACGAGCCAGTTGAGAGATTCGGCGAAGGGCTAACCACCCCCAGGCCCTGGAATAAATCGGCCCTGGCTGATGTGGAGCTACTCAACGGCCGGGTGGCGATGTTGGGCTTTGTGGCTGCCCTTATTGGTGAATTAATTACCGGTGAGGGGCCCGTTGGCCAAGTAATGGGCCTGCTGCGCTGGTATCTCAGCTAG
- a CDS encoding fatty acid desaturase, with protein sequence MSAPSRTGLLLSATILLLWLGSLFGLLSLPLGSLPWQLILVALLGRTLLQTGLFIVGHDAMHRVLVAEQVGLNDRLGALALGLYAALPFADCLLNHRHHHDFQATEVDPDFHGDVKDGVFAWYLAFMARYLNIAQMARLLTGWGLLALYASCFSPMGWINVLLFCTLPLLLSSVQLFVIGTYLPHRGQRAPINRATADSLDLPAWLSLIACFHFGYHREHHDFPGLAWFELPAHRARCRQEGLLRQQGVLRELATA encoded by the coding sequence TTGAGCGCCCCATCCCGCACGGGGCTTTTGCTCAGCGCGACGATCCTGTTGTTATGGCTGGGTTCGCTGTTTGGCCTGCTCAGCCTGCCTTTGGGATCGTTGCCATGGCAGCTAATCCTGGTGGCGCTATTGGGGCGCACCCTGCTCCAAACAGGCCTTTTCATCGTCGGCCACGACGCCATGCACAGGGTGCTTGTGGCAGAGCAGGTCGGCTTAAACGACCGGCTTGGGGCCCTTGCCCTGGGGCTCTATGCGGCCCTGCCCTTTGCTGATTGCCTCCTCAACCACCGCCATCACCACGATTTTCAGGCCACCGAGGTTGATCCTGATTTCCATGGCGATGTCAAGGATGGCGTCTTTGCCTGGTACTTGGCATTCATGGCCCGCTACCTGAACATCGCCCAGATGGCCAGGTTGCTCACGGGCTGGGGATTGCTCGCCCTCTATGCCTCCTGCTTCAGCCCAATGGGCTGGATCAATGTGCTCCTCTTCTGCACCCTGCCTTTATTGCTGAGCTCTGTTCAATTGTTTGTAATCGGTACCTACCTGCCCCACCGGGGCCAGAGGGCACCTATTAACCGTGCGACAGCAGACAGCCTTGACCTACCCGCTTGGCTTTCGCTAATAGCTTGCTTTCATTTCGGTTACCACCGCGAGCATCACGACTTCCCAGGCCTGGCCTGGTTTGAGTTGCCCGCCCACCGTGCCCGTTGCCGCCAGGAGGGGCTCCTGCGCCAGCAGGGTGTTCTCCGTGAACTCGCAACGGCCTAA